The following proteins come from a genomic window of Metarhizium brunneum chromosome 2, complete sequence:
- the ADM-B_0 gene encoding Disintegrin and metalloproteinase domain-containing protein B translates to MVSLKSLVAAVASVALLAHSSLAHSVKRNPVSRISLVQEPVIQAPSHRVHAFSKFDLTFSLQHGQQNIRLALEPNHDVLHEDFSITHLNEDGSVREIVKVPRSEDKVYRGDAFIERPGIQGWSKAGWARVTVHEDGEKPIFQGAFRIDGDNHHIVPRSDYQSMKDEGDPAVDSADDDVMVVWRDSDVVDYYDGHGELKRDLADSSKCNADTLEFNPRFWQDVDETGNSLQSTSLPSLFGRQIDSGGGGTGMNLLNSIGSSAGCPTTKKVALVGIATDCNYFSAFNDTKVIKRRIIGVVNSASEVYESTFKISLAIKNLTIFDRGCTGTTPANTQWNVKCSDGVSINDRLNTFSKWRGESKDENAYWTLFTTCATDTAVGLAWRGMLCRAGASDQGSSAQNETVAATNVVVKSETEWQIFAHETGHTFGAVHDCTSQTCPIKGPTQDCCQLSREQCDAGGKYIMNPSTGSGITSFSPCSIGNICSGLKSNQIKGNCLTDNKNVQTDVDIGSQCGNGIVEAGEDCDCGGEAGCNGNKCCDHKTCKFTSGSVCDASNEDCCTDQCQFASSGTVCRPSTGECDVLETCPGDKAACPVDKHKNNGDSCGNGLECASGQCTSRDLQCQHMANSLTGRNNTKACPETECMLACTSPDLPSNQCVTYNQFFVDGTSCGAGGHCSSGKCDGSSTIKEIGQWIDNHKAIFIPIVSVVGLLIIIAIISCITGSIRRRMHKRRVRKQAVPGMNGSSWPPSSFSGQQQWGGPRPWNGPRQTESSGALFPPEQQHQQQQSGFYDPPPYPPPPAANADGRWGNQRSLRYM, encoded by the exons ATGGTTTCGCTGAAATCTCTCGTGGCTGCTGTCGCAAGCGTAGCCTTGCTGGCTCATTCATCGCTGG CACACTCTGTAAAGCGAAATCCCGTCAGCCGCATTTCATTAGTCCAGGAACCCGTCATCCAGGCGCCTTCACACCGCGTACATGCATTTTCTAAATTCGATCTCACCTTTTCATtacaacatggccaacagAATATTCGCCTGGCCCTCGAACCCAATCACGATGTCCTCCACGAGGACTTCTCTATCACACATCTAAACGAAGACGGATCAGTCCGGGAAATAGTAAAAGTACCCCGTTCGGAGGACAAGGTGTACCGCGGAGACGCTTTCATCGAGCGCCCCGGCATTCAAGGATGGTCCAAGGCTGGCTGGGCACGAGTTACGGTTCACGAGGATGGAGAAAAGCCCATCTTCCAGGGCGCCTTTCGCATTGACGGCGACAATCACCACATTGTCCCGCGGTCTGACTACCAATCAATGAAGGACGAGGGGGATCCTGCTGTTGActccgccgacgacgacgtaaTGGTTGTGTGGCGCGACTCCGATGTCGTGGACTACTATGACGGACATGGCGAACTGAAGCGCGATCTTGCCGATTCATCCAAATGCAACGCTGACACCCTCGAGTTCAACCCCAGGTTTTGGCAAGATGTGGACGAAACCGGCAATTCCCTTCAATCTACGAGCCTTCCATCTCTCTTTGGTCGGCAAATTGAtagtggcggcggcggtacGGGCATGAACTTGCTAAATTCCATTGGAAGTTCGGCTGGCTGTCCAACCACAAAGAAGGTGGCTCTGGTGGGTATTGCTACGGACTGCAACTACTTTTCGGCATTCAACGACACAAAGGTCATCAAGAGACGGATCATTGGGGTCGTAAACTCAGCCTCTGAGGTTTACGAGAGCACCTTCAAGATCTCACTGGCTATCAAGAACCTGACCATCTTCGACCGAGGATGCACCGGCACTACGCCCGCCAACACGCAGTGGAACGTTAAATGCAGTGACGGTGTAAGTATTAACGATCGCTTAAACACGTTTTCCAAGTGGCGCGGCGAATCCAAAGATGAGAATGCCTACTGGACCCTCTTCACAACCTGTGCCACGGACACAGCcgttggcctggcctggcgaGGCATGCTTTGCCGGGCCGGCGCCAGCGATCAGGGAAGCAGCGCTCAGAACGAGACGGTTGCGGCCACCAATGTCGTTGTCAAGTCCGAAACCGAGTGGCAGATTTTTGCCCATGAAACTGGACATACCTTTGGAGCTGTTCACGACTGTACATCGCAGACGTGTCCAATCAAGGGCCCCACACAAGATTGCTGTCAGCTGAGCAGAGAACAGTGCGATGCTGGTGGCAAATACATCATGAATCCTTCTACCGGCAGCGGGATAACGTCCTTCTCACCCTGCAGCATCGGCAACATTTGCTCAGGCCTCAAATCCAACCAGATCAAGGGCAACTGCCTAACGGACAACAAGAATGTCCAAACCGACGTGGACATTGGCAGCCAATGTGGGAACGGCATCGTggaggccggcgaggactgcgactgcggcggcgaggcagGCTGCAATGGAAACAAGTGCTGCGATCACAAAACGTGCAAGTTCACCAGCGGCTCCGTCTGTGATGCCTCCAACGAAGACTGCTGCACGGATCAATGCCAGTTTGCATCGAGCGGCACAGTCTGCCGCCCCAGCACCGGCGAATGCGACGTTCTGGAAACCTGTCCCGGCGACAAGGCCGCCTGCCCGGTCGACAAGCACAAGAATAACGGCGACTCGTGTGGCAATGGGCTCGAATGCGCGTCGGGGCAGTGTACTTCGCGCGACCTGCAGTGCCAGCACATGGCCAACAGCTTGACGGGCCGAAACAACACCAAGGCTTGTCCTGAGACGGAGTGCATGCTCGCCTGTACGTCGCCCGACCTCCCCTCCAACCAGTGCGTCACATACAACCAGTTCTTCGTGGACGGGACCAgctgcggcgccggcggccactGCTCCAGCGGCAAGTGCGACGGCAGTTCGACGATCAAGGAAATCGGACAATGGATCGATAACCACAAGGCAATTTTCATCCCCATCGTGTCGGTCGTCGGACTCCTTATcatcattgccatcattAGCTGCATCACGGGCAGCATCCGACGCCGCATGCACAAGAGGAGGGTGAGGAAGCAGGCGGTGCCCGGCATGAACGGCAGCAGCTGGCCGCCTTCATCGTTCAGCGGACAGCAGCAATGGGGCGGTCCGAGGCCGTGGAACGGACCACGACAGACCGAGTCGTCTGGCGCTCTGTTTCCCCccgagcagcagcatcaacagcagcagagtGGGTTTTACGATCCGCCGCCATatcctcctccgccggcggcaaatGCAGACGGGAGGTGGGGGAACCAGCGGAGCCTGCGGTACATGTAG
- the HOS15 gene encoding WD40 repeat-containing protein HOS15: MVVKEFLDSDRVNFLIWRYLLEGNYRETAAKFQKEWHVNEPHRDFPFAPHVKSQALVSVVNRGLIYYALEREFALSKRSRDAASVGADAEAEAEPVQVGVFGPLNSQQPAKVEEGEGAAVGGDVESSRKRIQQQLQLPNGSPAKKPRLSNGYTDASASASAAVATAATTSTTTTNTTSTSATTPMDLDPSHHHHPHPQPDSHDGQHDASNNHAYPSPLEGEQLPPPIIHTDGPEQGTQVDKVEELSPDTTFIHLMDDERSLLKASEATATPSPSPVGAENAPVLLQCEWNPCDPSMLAAAGTDALARVWTICRSTDATTESAKDGRDHVAPLANTLIDPSTPRTTTVTALSWTSDGTAIAVATDLETSAAVSVWSADGVLMQTMDVAEPPIIKLSWNPSSSALLAVSPENGGALITVYSFSGKVLNYHLPGHDIETTALDAAWIDDDEFLLSGGDLLLCLRFTNSAISQSRKFETKEDDSFTQVLFDRHSKLAATSSDKGILDLWDESGQRRSISAHQGAITTMAWQPLPPNQAVPDDERLIATGGDDCAILIWNARKPESKAKCFLTMDLPIVRLAFTPDGAFIAGASSRQVLIWKVDNHTMPRASWNRPPHPGWLSPKGSSDAEEEDEHCLCWDVSGQKLAYGSNSRLAVINFRR; the protein is encoded by the exons ATGGTGGTCAAGGAATTTCTCGACTCGGATAGGGTCAACTTTCTGATCTGGAG GTATCTGCTGGAAGGGA ATTACCGCGAAACCGCCGCTAAGTTTCAAAAGGAGTGGCACGTAAACGAGCCACACCGAGATTTCCCCTTCGCGCCTCATGTCAAGAGCCAGGCACTGGTGTCGGTCGTCAACCGAGGATTGATCTACTATGCTCTTGAACGTGAATTCGCACTCAGCAAG CGGTCTCGCGATGCCGCCAGTGTAGGGGCCgacgcagaggcagaggcagagccGGTGCAGGTCGGCGTCTTTGGACCATTGAACTCGCAGCAGCCGGCCAAGGtggaagagggcgagggcgctGCAGTCGGCGGCGACGTGGAATCATCACGGAAGCGCATCCAACAACAGCTCCAGCTACCGAATGGCTCGCCGGCAAAGAAACCGCGTCTGAGCAATGGCTACACTGacgcatccgcatccgcatccgcagCCGTGGCCACGGCTGCCACCACttccacaaccaccaccaacaccacctcAACCTCCGCCACCACACCCATGGACCTTGATCCCagtcatcaccatcaccctCACCCTCAACCCGACTCTCATGACGGCCAACACGACGCCAGCAACAACCACGCCTATCCGTCGCCGTTGGAAGGGGAGCAGCTGCCTCCGCCCATCATCCACACCGACGGACCCGAGCAGGGCACGCAGGTCGACAAGGTAGAGGAACTATCGCCGGACACCACTTTTATCCACCTCATGGACGACGAACGCTCTTTGCTCAAGGCCTCGGAAGCCACAGCTACGCCATCGCCCTCTCCAGTAGGCGCCGAGAATGCGCCTGTGTTGCTCCAGTGCGAGTGGAACCCTTGCGACCCATCAATGTTGGCGGCTGCTGGAACCGATGCGCTAGCCCGCGTTTGGACCATATGTCGCTCCACGGACGCAACGACCGAGTCGGCCAAGGATGGCAGAGATCACGTGGCTCCCCTGGCCAACACTCTCATCGATCCATCTACGCCGCGCACAACCACCGTCACGGCATTGTCATGGACGTCCGACGGCACTGCCATTGCGGTCGCGACCGATTTAGAGACGTCGGCTGCAGTGAGTGTATGGTCAGCCGACGGTGTTCTCATGCAAACCATGGACGTGGCTGAGCCGCCCATTATAAAGCTCAGCTGGAACCCAAGCAGCTCTGCCCTGCTCGCCGTCTCGCCAGAAAACGGAGGCGCCCTCATTACGGTTTACTCATTTAGTGGCAAGGTTTTGAACTATCATTTACCAGGGCACGACATAGAAACAACAGCGCTGGACGCAGCCTggatcgacgacgacgagtttTTGTTGAGTGGCGGCGATTTACTATTATGCCTTCGTTTCACCAATTCAGCAATCAGTCAGTCACGGAAATTCGAAACCAAGGAGGATGATAGCTTTACCCAGGTGCTTTTTGACCGACACTCAAAATTGGCTGCCACTTCCAGTGACAAGGGTATTCTTGAC CTGTGGGATGAGTCAGGGCAACGGCGATCTATTTCAGCTCATCAAGGAGCCATCACCACGATGGCATGGCAGCCTTTGCCGCCTAACCAAGCCGTCCCCGACGACGAGCGGCTGATTGCTACTGGCGGTGATGATTGTGCCATTTTAATATGGAATGCCCGGAAACCCGAGAGCAAAGCGAAATGTTTCCTGACGATGGACTTGCCAATCGTGCGACTTGCCTTTACCCCTGACGGCGCCTTTATCGCCGGCGCCTCGTCGCGGCAAGTATTAATATGGAAGGTGGATAATCACACGATGCCGAGGGCAAGCTGGAACCGACCACCACATCCAGGATGGCTCAGCCCCAAGGGTAGCTCAGAcgctgaagaggaagatgagcaCTGCCTGTGCTGGGATGTCAGCGGACAAAAGCTGGCGTATGGTTCGAACAGTAGA CTTGCCGTAATAAACTTTAGGAGGTAG
- the RBL19 gene encoding Rhomboid-like protein 19: MPPRLNIPPVTRTVLIVLLSQSFLSAAIRYRQWTENSHIVIPYLTLVPQLSLVFPWTFLSSALVESNVFTLAISALTLYHGGRYLERAWSSADLAKFLALVTLVPNVLTFFIMVFFFTLTRNESWTLTTISGGISIQIAFLVAFSQLIPAHTVTLFRGIVSLKVPRFPLLYIGVVTVLSLTPLLSRAALWQATFGFLASWTYLRFYKKVFPDLESSQPASLRGDASETFAFAEFFPGPVKPFVAAVSDQVFDILVAMRVCTPLSHADMSARGDRALQRGAPGTARAEAERRRAIALKALDQRLNAAATRAPAPTQPSGPPIQTQPQPNAHTAMASQPGAVLGETKFEPEHDDATASKN, encoded by the exons ATGCCGCCGAGATTAAACATCCCGCCCGTCACCCGCACCGTCCTGATAGTTCTGCTGTCGCAGTCCTTCCTCAGCGCAGCAATCCGATACCGACAATGGACTGAAAACTCCCACATCGTCATTCCCTACCTGACGCTCGTGCCGCAGCTGTCGCTCGTGTTCCCCTGGACGTTTCTGTCGTCGGCGCTGGTGGAAAGTAACGTCTTCACCTTGGCCATCTCCGCGTTGACATTGTACCATGGAGGACGGTACTTGGAACGGGCTTGGTCCTCGGCGGATTTGGCCAagttcttggccttggtgactCTTGTGCCTAAcgttttgactttttttATCATGGTGTTCTTTTTTACTCTTACTCGCAATGAGAGCTGGAC TCTGACAACCATTTCTGGCGGCATTTCTATCCAAATCGCCTTCCTCGTCGCATTCAGCCAGCTCATCCCTGCGCACACCGTCACCCTCTTCCGCGGCATCGTATCGCTCAAAGTGCCCCGTTTCCCGCTCCTCTACATCGGCGTCGTGACGGTGCTATCCCTTACGCCTCTGCTCTCGAGAGCAGCCCTGTGGCAGGCCACCTTTGGCTTCCTCGCAAGCTGGACATACCTCCGGTTCTACAAAAAGGTATTTCCCGACCTGGAATCGTCGCAGCCGGCGTCTCTACGCGGCGATGCCAGTGAAACATTTGCGTTTGCCGAGTTCTTCCCGGGGCCTGTCAAACCCTTTGTCGCCGCCGTGTCGGACCAGGTTTTCGATatcctcgtcgccatgcGCGTCTGCacgcccttgtcacacgCAGACATGTCCGCGCGAGGCGATCGCGCCCTGCAGAGAGGCGCCCCGGGCACGGCAcgcgccgaggccgagcgCAGAAGAGCCATTGCGCTCAAGGCTCTTGACCAGAGACTCAACGCGGCCGCTACACGGGCTCCTGCTCCCACACAGCCTTCGGGCCCACCGATTCAGACACAACCACAGCCTAATGCTCATACAGCCATGGCATCTCAGCCTGGTGCAGTGCTGGGGGAAACAAAATTCGAGCCAGAGCACGACGATGCAACGGCCAGCAAAAACTAG